A window of Hymenobacter siberiensis genomic DNA:
GCCCTGGAGCAGTACCAGGGCACGTTCATCGTGATTAGTCACGACCGGTTCTTCGTGGAGAACGTGGCTACTAAAATCTGGTACATCGAGGATTTCCAGCTGAAAGAGTACCCCGGCACCTACGCCGAGTACGAAACCTGGCAGGAAGACCGCGAGAAGGCCGCCAAGAAAGCCGGCCTGCCCAGCCCCTCGGCCCCCAAGCCGCAGCATAAGGAGGACAAAAAATCCGAGTCTGCTCCCGCTAAAACGTCCTCGCCCGACCAGAAAAAGGCGCTGAAAGAACTGGCCGAAGTAGAAGCCAAAATCGATACGCTGGAAAAAGAACTAGCCGGCTACGAAAAGCAGCTCGCCGACCCGAAAATCTACGAAAACTCATCGCAGCTGAAAGACGCGACAATGAAATTCGAGCAGGTGAAAAAGGAGCTGGCCCAGTTGAATGACCGGTGGGAAATGCTGGCGGAAGTATAGTCGCATAGCCGCTTAAAAATAAAAGCCTCTCCAGAAGCAATTGCTTCAGGAGAGGCTTTTTTAATGGCAACGACGACGGTTTCGGGCTTGGCGAAGGTGGCGATTTTCACCACAAATGTTGATGCGGAGAACCAAACTTTGATTAACCACAAATGTGTCTGCGGAGCACTGAACCGCCACTTTTGCCAAACCAGTGTTATCGGGTCGGCCTTCTTGTCTGCTGTATGTTTTACGCTCGTCCAAAATAGTCGCTGGTAACTTTGAATTTACTCCAAGCCTATCCAATCAATCAATAATTTGAAGTCTTCGTCTTGCTTGTTGGCAATCAAAAAACTCAATTGTTCGATGCTTGCAAAATTAAAATTCGGGATGTTCATTTTGCGCCCTCGATACTGCGGGTAAAATTCCCTGATTTCTAACTTAATGTTTTCCCATTCTCCTGAAGTGCTAAATTGGTGCACATAAGACTCAGACTGCGAAATACTGCCCTTCAAACGAAACTCATAATTCTTACCATCGCCTTTTACCCGCAAAACAACAAATGTCTTTTCTTCTGCTAGTTTGATTGTTGTGTTCAGTTGAGTCGAGGCAAATCCTCCGTTGTTCGCCAATGAAACGTGACCTGAAAATTGTCCATGTCCTGCATCGGTAAGCACAAATGAACTCTTTGATATACCACCCATCACACCATCGTTGACAATACGCCATTCCTTGATGTTCGATTGAGTTGAAAAATTATAAATATGTTTCATATTTGAATTAGCGGATAAGCCGAGTACGAGTAAAATTATTAAGTATTTCATTTTTTTATTTTTTGAAACCACTAACAGAATTCAACGAGTCTATTACAAAGCTAGTTGGTCGTATTATCTGGTCACTCAGTATTTCCATAGCATTTTCATCATCTCTTTTTCCCGTTTCTTTTCCTGTCTCGTTTTTAGGCTGCCCGACGACGAACAGGTATTGCTGCAGGTGGGGAATTCATTGAACGTCCAGCCCGGAACCGCTGCCCAATTGAAAATATAAAGTTGAAGTTAACAACAAAAAGCCAAATAGATATTCGTCTGCCCGAACTAAAGTACAGCGATGCAAACAGCCGAAGTTTCAACGTCCAGCCCCACTTGCAGCAATACCAATGTTATGTGCATACCCTTGTCTGTCACCACATTTTCCACCAAGGCTTTTTCACTGTTTCGTATCTATTGTAACTTCCGCCAGTCAAAATTTTGTTGTCAATGTCATACGAAAAGTGAACCAATTCATCTGCTTCAGTCATTGGGTCGTATGAAAGTCCGGAAACAATATTGTTTTCAAGTTTTAAGTCTTTTAGTCCGTCCCAAGAAATTCGAGTTGTGTCCCAATGACTGCCATCGGTTTCAATAATTGTCAAGTCGGTTTGGTCTTGTAAAATAAGTCGCCCGTCTTGTGTGTTCAAAACTGAAACATATCCAACACCAAAAACGGAAACAGGTTTCGTATCGTCTGGGTTCATAACATAACAAGTCCCATAAGCAATTACCAATAGGTTTGTTGTATCTTTTAATTCATAAATTCCTTTTAAGTCTGTCCAACCTGGTTGGAAATTAGCAACCCATTCTGAACCGTCTGTTTTGAAAAAACGAACAGCGAAACCTTCTGAATAAAAGGGTTCGCCACTTTCAGTGACTGGAATATACATTGGTCCGTAGGTCGGCAATGCTTCTAAAATTTCATATCGTTTTATGTCTGTCAATATTGTCGAACGTGAAGTCTGTTAGGGTTGCCTATAACGTTTTGGCGCTTGGCGAAGAAGCGGATTTCGAAGCACTAAACTGTCTGCCAGCACTGAACTTGATACGAAGCACAAAGCTTCATTTAAGCACTGAACCCGCTTTTTTGCCAAACGCCTGTTAGTGGCTGGGCTTCTTTTCATTGTCTGTTTGATATATTGTCGTGAACCCATTTTGCTTCTTCTTCTGGTGTAACTTTGTCCAACGTGCTACTTATTCTACTAAATGTTGCGTGAGGAAAGTCGTAAGGTTTGCTGTTGTCAAAATATGGTCCAACTATACCTAAAAACCATCCGTCTTTTGCAGACCAATGTGGCTCGTTCACTCGACATTTGAAAACTTCATAGTGAACAAAGTTGTTTTGTCCGTCAAAGTCAAAAGTTACACGTTTAATATGTTCAATTTCGTCAGGACAAGCATCAAGTTCAGTCGGAAACTCTAACCAATTTGCAAGATTACTTTCAGCACCTGAAATTAAATTATTGAATTCCTTCGGAAAAAGATTTGTCTTGTCGTGGTCAGCTAAAAGTTGAAATGCTGTTTGTCTGGTCAATATGTTTTTTGCAAAAGGCAGAACGTCATTTTCAGTAATTTCTTGTCCACTTTCGAGTTTGTCGTAGAGCTCTTTTAATCTGTCAAAGCGTTCTGCATTAAGTTTGTTATTTTGTCGTTTAACAGTAATAAATCGGTAAACAGCAAAAATTACTATTGCTAAAACTATCAGTCCAATTATTGTAAAAACTATTTTCATTCTTCTTTTATTTTGAATTTGTCTGTCCGTGTGTTGCGTCTGTCAGCCTTGCCACTAACATTTGGATTGCCGCAACTCGCAGCTATTGCAAGTTGCGGCAATCCGTCCTTAGTACGCAAGTGAGTTGCGGGATACCGGCTAGATGAGCTGGCTTGCCGCAACTCGCCGGTTACAGACCCCGGCTATCGAGCCAGGAAGCTGGTAAGGCTCGTTGAGCAACATGGGAATATATTTCGGTGGTTTTAAAGCTGACATATATGGCCAAGCAGGTCCGGCATGATGTGCGTGTCGGCTACCTCCCCGCCAGCGCCGCTAAGCCGCTTCGTCTTCCAGAAAAGCCACCTGGCCCGTGGCAATGTCGTGCATGCCGCCCACAATGCCGACCTGGCCCGCTTCAATCATCTCTTTCAGTATCGGGCTGCGCTCCAGGATGGCCTGTACCGTGCGTTTCACGTTTATCAGGGATACTTTTTCCACGAAGGCCGGATTGCCGGAAGTGCGGTCTTCGGTTTCGGTTTTCTCGTTGAATACGGCCGGCTGAATTTTATTGAGCAGGGCCGTCAGGTTGCCCATTTCCACGTGGTCGCAGGCACCCTTCACGGCACCGCATTTGGTGTGGCCCAGCACCACAATTATTTTCGAGCCGGCCACCTTGCAGGCAAATTCCATGCTGCCCAGAATGTCTTCGTTGATGATGTTACCGGCCACGCGCACGCTGAACACATCGCCCAGGCCCTGGTCAAAAATCAGCTCGGCCGACGTCCGACTGTCGATGCAGCTCAGGATAACGGCGAATGGGAATTGGCCGTCGGCGGTATAGCCGGCCTGCTCCAGTAGGTTACGGTTGGCTTTCAGGTTGTTGACGAATCGGCTATTGCCTTCTTTTAAAATCTGCAGCGACGTTTTGGGCGTGAGGCTGGCTTGGGTTTCCTGGGTGTGTACGCGCATGGGGCGGGGGAATTGGAATGGGAAAAAGAACATGTGAACGACGGCTGCGTGCGGCCGGCAATACCGGCTGGGCACCAGGGCCGCCCTATTGGTAACGTAAAATAACGCTGCGCAGTCGTTGCGCCCGGCATTGGCGGGCAGGCAACCGTACTTTCGTGCCATGCGCTTTCTTCCCCTTGCCTCTCTCCTGCTGCTGGCCGCCGCCTGCGTGCCGCTGGGCACCCCCATCACCAGCACCGCGCCCGGCACCCAGCGCCCGCCCGAATACTACGCCGATAAAACCCTGCGCTACCAGGACTACACCTACGCGCCCGACGTGCGCAGCGTGCAGTGCTACGTGAATACGGGCCGGCCCAACGAGGTATTGCAGCCGCCGGTGGTGCCGCTGGGCCAGAGCCCGAGCATCGTGCTGGAGTTTGACGTGTTAGGCCCGCAAAGCCAGCGCTTCACCGCCAAGCTCATTCACTGCGATGTGGACTGGCAGCCGTCGGTGCTCACGGACATGCAGTTTCTGAGCGAAATCAACGAGTTTCTCATCACCGATTACCGGGTGGGCACGGGTACCAAGGTGCCGTATTTCCACTACCGGCTGCGCGCCCCGCAGGTGAAGCTGAGCGGCAACTACCTGCTGGTGGTACAAAGCGCGGGTAGCGTACCGGTGGTATCGCGCCGGCTGCTGGTGTATGAGAACCAGGTGAGTGTGGGCCTGGCCCCGGGCATCGTCATCGGCGGGCAGGAGCGGTTCACCATGCAGCAGCTCGATTTCAGTATTGGCTACGGCACCGTGGACTTGGTGAACCCCGCCGTGGAAGTGAAGGTGGTGCTGCGCCAGAACTTCCGCTGGGACAACGCCAAGTACAACCTGCGCCCCACATTCGTGCGCGACGCCGAGCGCCGCCTCGACTACCAGTATTTCAACTTCGAGAATGCTTTTCCCGGCCTCAGCGAGTACCGGTATTTCGATACCCGCTCCATCCAGACGGTGGGCATTGGCGTGCTGCACGTAGACCCGCGCGCCATGCCCGCGACCACGGTGCAGCTGCAGCCCGAAGTATCGCGCAGCCAGACGGCCTACAACCAGTACGTGGATTCCAACGGCCAGCGCGTGTTCGAGAGCCGCGAATACGGTAACGGCGCCACCAACGCCGACTACGCCGACGTGCAGTTTCAGCTAAAAGCCCCGCAGCCCGCGCCCGGCCCGGTCTACGTGTTTGGTGCCCTCACCGACTGGCAGCTGAAGGACGAGTTCAAGCTGAAATACGACGAAGCGCAGCAGCTCTACACCGGCCACGCCCTGCTTAAGCAA
This region includes:
- a CDS encoding CIA30 family protein, which encodes MKHIYNFSTQSNIKEWRIVNDGVMGGISKSSFVLTDAGHGQFSGHVSLANNGGFASTQLNTTIKLAEEKTFVVLRVKGDGKNYEFRLKGSISQSESYVHQFSTSGEWENIKLEIREFYPQYRGRKMNIPNFNFASIEQLSFLIANKQDEDFKLLIDWIGLE
- a CDS encoding FeoB-associated Cys-rich membrane protein; its protein translation is MKIVFTIIGLIVLAIVIFAVYRFITVKRQNNKLNAERFDRLKELYDKLESGQEITENDVLPFAKNILTRQTAFQLLADHDKTNLFPKEFNNLISGAESNLANWLEFPTELDACPDEIEHIKRVTFDFDGQNNFVHYEVFKCRVNEPHWSAKDGWFLGIVGPYFDNSKPYDFPHATFSRISSTLDKVTPEEEAKWVHDNISNRQ
- a CDS encoding carbonic anhydrase family protein, which gives rise to MRVHTQETQASLTPKTSLQILKEGNSRFVNNLKANRNLLEQAGYTADGQFPFAVILSCIDSRTSAELIFDQGLGDVFSVRVAGNIINEDILGSMEFACKVAGSKIIVVLGHTKCGAVKGACDHVEMGNLTALLNKIQPAVFNEKTETEDRTSGNPAFVEKVSLINVKRTVQAILERSPILKEMIEAGQVGIVGGMHDIATGQVAFLEDEAA
- a CDS encoding type IX secretion system plug protein, yielding MRFLPLASLLLLAAACVPLGTPITSTAPGTQRPPEYYADKTLRYQDYTYAPDVRSVQCYVNTGRPNEVLQPPVVPLGQSPSIVLEFDVLGPQSQRFTAKLIHCDVDWQPSVLTDMQFLSEINEFLITDYRVGTGTKVPYFHYRLRAPQVKLSGNYLLVVQSAGSVPVVSRRLLVYENQVSVGLAPGIVIGGQERFTMQQLDFSIGYGTVDLVNPAVEVKVVLRQNFRWDNAKYNLRPTFVRDAERRLDYQYFNFENAFPGLSEYRYFDTRSIQTVGIGVLHVDPRAMPATTVQLQPEVSRSQTAYNQYVDSNGQRVFESREYGNGATNADYADVQFQLKAPQPAPGPVYVFGALTDWQLKDEFKLKYDEAQQLYTGHALLKQGYYNYDFAVAGAAGKAPNEVYFEGTHYETENQYDLLVYYRPPGTRADLLIGYKAVDMNSRQ